The Orcinus orca chromosome 20, mOrcOrc1.1, whole genome shotgun sequence region CCAAGGGGATGGGCTCCTCGCCGGGAGCCTGTGTGTGACTGCGCGCCTGGGGAAAGATGCAGGTCAGCTGCCTGCCTGAGGGCAGGAGGTGGTCGGCGGCGCGGGGATTGTGGGCCGCTCACCTGCTCCACCGCCTCGAAAACCCTCAGCAGGTTGTCTGCCAGGACGCCCTTGACCTCTGCCTCGGTCCACTGTCTCCTCAGCAGCTCGGCGGCCAGGTCTGGATACTTGGACACGTCCTCAAGCCCCGAGGGAAGCCTGAGATGCGGGTGGAGAAAGCCAGGCTCGGCATCCcggggggcagggcctgggcgcccccaccccgcccctcacAGCACGTGGAGGGGGTGTCGCCTCACCTGGACACACCATCGTAGTCCCCACCCAAGCCCACGGCTCCGGCCCCCGCCACCTTCTTGATGTGGTCCAGGTGATCTGCGGAGAGGCGGCACGTGAGGGCCCTGAGAGAGGCCCCGGCCCGGAGCCCCGGCcgctcagccccgcccacctgccACTTGGGACAAGTTGGCCTCCGCTCTGCAGGAAACGTAGTCACTGTAGAAGTTCACCATCACCAGGCTGCCCGTCTCCTTCTGCTCGGGAGAGAGGGCGGCACCGTGGGCAGGGCGGCCAGGCCGCGGGGGCCAGCCCAGGAGCGGACGGCCCCGGCCCAGCCTCTCACCACCAGCTGGAGCACGTCATCGGGCACGTTGCGCCGGTGCTGGCACACACTGTAGGCCGAGGAGTGGCTGAAGACCACGGGGGCCTTGGACAGCTGCAGCACAGCCTTCATGGTGGCCATGGACGCGTGGGCCAAGTCGATGATGATGCCCAGTCGGTTCATCTCCTTCACGACACTCTGAGGGGGGACGGGGCTCAGGGGACCCGCACAGCCTGGAGGGTCTCAGCCAGCACCCTGGGACCAGGCAGGCTGTGCCGTGCACGCTTGGGTTCACACGACCTTCTGGGGTTTCTGGCGGCCGCCTGGGAAGTCCAGGTGTGGGGAAGGGCACTGGCCAGGTGTCAACAAGCCCTTCAGGGGCTGAAAGACTGGAGGCCACTCTAATGACCAGTGGGTTCCAGTGGAAGGCCCGTCCTGCTGGCCCATCTCACAGTTGAGGAAACAGGTGACATGCCGGGTCCTCTGAGGGTGACCGAGGCCCCGCCCCCCCACTCACCTGCCCAAAGAGTGACAGGCCTTGGCTGCGGGCCTCGTCCTCTCCCGTGTCCACCAGCCAGTTGTCGGCCCTGGGAGAGCAGAGGGCAGGCGCCCGAGGGGCAGAGTGGTTGCCCGGGCCCACCCACCTCAGGACCCTCAGGAGGAGAGACAGGTGCCGGGGCGGTCCCTGCTCTGAGACCCTCCCGCCCGGCCGGCCCCCCAGGGCTGCTCACCAGGGCGTGTTGCAGCTGTGGGTGAGAGTCAGGTACCGCATGCCCAGGTGGTAGAGCGCCCGCAGGACGCCCAGGCTGCTGTCAATGGAGTGGCCGCCCTCCACGCCGACCAGACTGGCCAACTTTCCCTCCCGGAAGGCCCGCCGGATGCCTGCAAGGAGAGCCCGGCCAGGGGCAGTGGGCACCGGGCGACACGTGTGCCTGGGTGTCGGGTGTGGGGACTGGCTTCCACGTGAAACAAACCACAGAGCAGTGCAGCAGCCCCTGCTCAGGACCGGGGCTGGTGGGCGCTGGCACCCACCTGTGCTGTCGGTAACACACAGGAAGGTCTCGGGGTACAACTGGCACATGCGGTGGATGACGTCGATCTGCTCCAGCGTCCTCTTCACGGCATCCTTGTTCTGGGTGTCGCAGGGCGTGTACGCAGACCAGAACTGGGGGGGTCACCGGGGGGAGGCGCTGGGAGCTCAGGAGCTGGGCCCCAGGCACACGAGCTCTGGCTTCCCTCTAGCCACGGAAGCCCTCCCCGCAGCCTGAGTGGCTATCGGAGCCCCCTCTAAGGGCCCGGGGCCGTACGCCGCCACCAGGGAGGGGCAGCAAGAGAGGAGGCGATAGGCTCCAGCGCCTCAGGCTCCGGGCCCGACCATACCTGGGCACCCACAAAGCCAGCCCTCAGCTTGGGGATGTTGGTGTGCGTGTGGGCCAGGCTGGTCAGGTTGGCCCTCGGGTCCTGAAGCT contains the following coding sequences:
- the DPEP1 gene encoding dipeptidase 1, encoding MWASWWFWPLVAVCTADQFRNTAERIMQGTPVIDGHNDLPWQLLKLFNNQLQDPRANLTSLAHTHTNIPKLRAGFVGAQFWSAYTPCDTQNKDAVKRTLEQIDVIHRMCQLYPETFLCVTDSTGIRRAFREGKLASLVGVEGGHSIDSSLGVLRALYHLGMRYLTLTHSCNTPWADNWLVDTGEDEARSQGLSLFGQSVVKEMNRLGIIIDLAHASMATMKAVLQLSKAPVVFSHSSAYSVCQHRRNVPDDVLQLVKETGSLVMVNFYSDYVSCRAEANLSQVADHLDHIKKVAGAGAVGLGGDYDGVSRLPSGLEDVSKYPDLAAELLRRQWTEAEVKGVLADNLLRVFEAVEQARSHTQAPGEEPIPLGQLEASCRTSYGYSGAPSLHLQPGALLASLALLVLCPCRL